The genomic interval CCCACCGCACCCTCGCCGTGGACCTGATGAAGACGCTGGCCGGGAAGCGCGCCCAGGCCGACCTCTTCGACGCCATGGGCTTCCTGCCCACCTTCACCGACGTCCGCGCCGCGGCGGCCCGCCGGCAGCCCTTCGTCCGGCCCTTCGTGGACACGCTCGACGCCGGCGCCCGGTCCGTCCCCGCGACGCCCGGCTGGGCGGCCGTCGACGCCGCGCAGGTGCTGCCCGTCATGTTCCAGGAGATCGTCAGCGGCCGCCGGAGCCTGGACGCCGCCGCGGCGAGCGCCGCCAAGAAGATGAACGCGGCGTTCCGCGGATGACGGCCACCGGCACGCGCGTGTCCCGCGCCTCCCGCCCCGGCCGCCGGGCCGGCGCCTGGACGCCCTGGCTCTACCTCGCCCCCGCGCTCGTCCTCATCGGCGGCCTGCTGGTCTACCCCCTCTACCAGCTCGGCCTCATCTCCTTCCTCGAATACACCCAGGCCCAGGTCAGCGGCGGCGAACCCACCTCCTTCCAGGGGCTCGGCAACTACACCGAGCTCTTCGGCGACCCCCAGTTCCGGCAGGTGCTCCTCGCGACGGTCGTCTTCGCCGCCGCCTGCGTCCTCGCCACGCTCGCCGTCGGCTGCGCGCTGGCCGTCCTCCTCACCCGGGTACGGGCCCTGCCGCGCCTCGCGCTGATGCTCGCCGCCCTCGGCGCCTGGGCCACCCCGGCCGTCACCGGCTCCACGGTGTGGCTCTTCCTCTTCGACCCCGGCCTCGGGCCCGTCGACGCCGCCCTGAGCGCGCTCGGCCTCTCCGGCTTCGAGGGCCACTCCTGGACGTACGACCGCTACAGCGCCTTCGGGCTCGTCCTCCTCGAAGTCGTCTGGTGCTCGTTCCCCTTCGTGATGGTGACCGTCTACGCGGGCATCCGGGCCATCCCCACCGAGGTGCTGGAGGCCGCCGCCCTCGACGGCGCCTCGCAGTGGCGGATCTGGCGCGGGGTCATGGCGCCGATGCTCCGGCCGATCCTCGTCGTCGTCACCGTCCAGTCCGTCATCTGGGACTTCAAGGTCTTCACCCAGATCTATGTGATGACCAACGGCGGCGGCATCGCCGGGCAGAACCTCACCCTCAACGTCTACGCCTACCAGAAGGCCTTCGCCTCCTCGCAGTACAGCCTCGGCTCGGCGATC from Streptomyces albireticuli carries:
- a CDS encoding carbohydrate ABC transporter permease, coding for MTATGTRVSRASRPGRRAGAWTPWLYLAPALVLIGGLLVYPLYQLGLISFLEYTQAQVSGGEPTSFQGLGNYTELFGDPQFRQVLLATVVFAAACVLATLAVGCALAVLLTRVRALPRLALMLAALGAWATPAVTGSTVWLFLFDPGLGPVDAALSALGLSGFEGHSWTYDRYSAFGLVLLEVVWCSFPFVMVTVYAGIRAIPTEVLEAAALDGASQWRIWRGVMAPMLRPILVVVTVQSVIWDFKVFTQIYVMTNGGGIAGQNLTLNVYAYQKAFASSQYSLGSAIGVVMLLILLAVTLGYLRLLRRQGEEI